Proteins from a single region of Punica granatum isolate Tunisia-2019 chromosome 8, ASM765513v2, whole genome shotgun sequence:
- the LOC116188864 gene encoding zinc finger BED domain-containing protein RICESLEEPER 2-like: MSSENNLEVNLESSRKEKSMATINEDDDVVEIDADEIQDTTTGTQAGASKGKRKRRLTSPVWQFFEKLAEKSIDGKSRSYVLLKEYSDGTDEDLRAMSLRMVTKFEKYWSEFSVILSIAVILDPSQSSEFQTVRDKLFSFYEEYTTRHKVDRSSASKEKVVPDHQESETVDMLEKFDDYADNVYSASSKKSELEKYLDETRSDRKTDLDILEYRKINSQRYPTVARMARDILSIPVSTVASEAAFSCGGRVLNQYRSSLKPDLVEALMCSRD; encoded by the exons ATGAGTTCAGAAAATAATTTGGAGGTGAACTTGGAATCCTCTAGGAAGGAAAAATCCATGGCCACGATAAACGAAGATGATGATGTAGTGGAGATTGATGCAGACGAGATTCAAGACACTACAACAGGAACTCAGGCAGGGGCATCGAAAGGCAAGCGAAAAAGAAGGTTGACATCACCTGTTTGGCAATTCTTTGAGAAGTTGGCAGAAAAGTCGATTGATGGTAAGAGCCGTT CATATGTGTTGCTCAAGGAGTATAGTGATGGGACAGATGAAGATCTGAGAGCAATGTCGTTGAGGATGGTTACGAAATTTGAAAAGTACTGGTCTGAATTTTCAGTGATTTTATCGATTGCGGTGATATTGGACCCCAG TCAATCTTCAGAATTTCAAACTGTTCGGGACAAATTATTCTCATTTTATGAAGAATATACAACACGTCACAAGGTGGATCGATCATCTGCATCAAAAGAAAAGGTGGTGCCGGATCATCAAGAGTCTGAGACCGTGGATATGCTGGAg aAGTTCGATGATTATGCTGATAATGTGTATTCAGCATCTTCGAAAAAGTCTGAGCTAGAAAAGTACTTAGATGAGACAAGGAGTGATAGAAAGACGGATTTGGACATTCTTGAGTATCGGAAGATTAACTCCCAACGATATCCGACAGTTGCAAGGATGGCTCGTGATATTTTGAGCATTCCCGTATCCACAGTTGCCTCCGAGGCAGCATTCAGCTGTGGAGGTCGTGTTCTCAATCAATATCGAAGTTCTTTGAAACCCGACCTTGTGGAAGCACTCATGTGCTCTCGAGATTGA